Part of the Garra rufa chromosome 8, GarRuf1.0, whole genome shotgun sequence genome, ATTAATAGTTCATCAAACATATCTAATACTTTTATCTCCAAAGGAAATTAAATTTGAGCCTTCAACGGTAACAGGACAGCAGTTTGGAAATACCCAATTATATAACTGTATATCATCTAAACTCACACTCTTCTTCCTAGGTTCATTATGGCAGAAGATATGACAACTCCTTTGCTCTCAGACTCTGAAGACCCAGCTGATGCCCTACCTGTATGTCAAACAAGCTCCACAGTTGCCATACTTGGTTCTGGAGACTTTTCTCGCTCACTGGCTGTGCGGCTGGTAGCATCTGGCGTGCAAGTTGTGGTTGGAAGCCGCTGTGTGAATCGTATTCCATCAGGACTGTTCCCTGATGCAGTGGAGTTAAAGAACCAAGAGGGGGCAGTATCACAAGCAGTGTGTCTGGTGTTCATGGCCTTGTTCCCTGAGCATTACCGCTCGTTGGTGGGGCTACAGTCTGCACTGGCAGGGAAAGTGCTTGTGGATGTAAGTAACGCAGAAGAGATAAGGATCCATAGGCCATCCAATGCGGAACGACTAGCTGAGCTGTTTCCAGACAGTCTAGTGGTCAAAGGTTTCAACACAGTTTCAACCTGGGAGCTGCAGACTGGGGCTCATGATGGAAGCAGACAGGTCAGAGCTGTTGCTGTGTTATCTGTGCTTCTTGAAAATCAGTGCAAGGTTATCTAAATTCTGTGAGCTTCTACCTTTCACTTCTATAGGTCCTGATCTGCGGTAACAGTACAGAGGGGAAAAAGAAAGTTGTCCAGTTGGCACGACAGATGGGGTTCCACCCGGTCGATATGGGTGGCTTGTCTGCTGCTCGAGAAATTGAGGTAGCCCCATTGCGCCTATTCCCATCTTGGAGTGGCCCGGTAGTCGTTACCTTCCTCCTCTTTCTCTTCTTCTATGGCTATGGTTTCCTGCGGGGAATTTTGCTACCATTTCTTGCAGAAGGACGCAATGCTTTCTACCGTCTCGCCCTTGACCTGGTGAACGAGAGTTTGCCAGCAGTAGCTTTGGTGACCCTGGCACTCGTATACTTCCCAGGATTGTTTGCTGCATGGTTGCAGCTCTGGAGGGGCACCAAATACCGGCGTTTCCCATCCTGGTTGGACAACTGGTTACAGCGGAGGAAACAACTGGGCTTGTTGAGCTTCCTTTGTGCAGCGCTGCATGGTGTCTACAGCCTTTGCCAGCCGCTGCGCAGAGTAACACTGCACAGACTTGTCAATGCTGCCTACAGACAGGTGTGCCAAGATGAGAATAAAGATCTTTACATGTTTCGTGTGTCCTCTCAAAATTATAACGTCTGCTGTGTGTTTGTCTGAACATATCAGGTTAAAGCAGGTACAGAGGAGACCTGGGATGAACTAGGTGTTTGGCAATCTGAGCTGTACCTTTCTTGTGGAGTGTTGGGTCTGGGTGTCCTCTCTTTACTGGCCATCACTTCCCTTCCCTCAGTGGGCAACACTCTCAACTGGAGAGAGTTTACATTTGTACAGGTGAGGCCATGCACACCATATCAGTGTTTCCCAATCTTGCTTCTAGAGGTACAGCAACAGTACACAGATTGGATGTCACCCTTATCTGACTCATCCATTCAGGTCTTAGCTAAATCAGGTGTGTTTGTTTAGGAAGAGTTTGATAATTTGTACTATTGGTTAGCCTCCAGGAACAGAGTTGGGAAACATTGCACATTCATATATAACTGCTTTGGATGGAGCTTTGGTGAACCAGTACCTACTCTGTCTAAACCAGGGATGGGCAACTTGCAGagttgcagagtttagcttcaaacctaatcaaacacatctgaacaagctaatcaatgtcttcaaaatcactagaaagctacaggcaggtgtgcttgattagggttggagctaaattctgcaggacagTGACCCTCCAGGAACGAAGTTGCACATCAAGGATAGCTAACCCTGCACCTGCTACCTTCAACCTTATTCCAACACAAATGCCTGTATTTTTTAAGAAACCCTGAACACCAAGTTTagattgttcaggtgtgttttagGGATCTCAAGACTCTGTCTTAGAGGGctggggcctgtttcaataaggaggttcaaccaactctgagtttaaacttgaactctgaattgatttaccctgagatgggaaactctgagtttttggtttcagaacagctgaactaagttagttcaatccactctgagtaggtttactctgagtttagtgcttgcaccatgactatgaaaagccctgatcaatggagctccgaaattatgattcaccatggcaacagctcccgacaaaaagacctctgcatacttcgagccaatgcttaactttaattcttaataattattaagaatataataatttaattattaataatttgaatatcaaaggtaaaaactggcagaacagtaagttaatgaactattcattttcatggtatcccacaggcaaaaaaaataagaagaagaatgaaacagctaaacatgaagtataaaaacataattcaaccaggtaaagctttaagcataaagggttcatgggtgtaggctacatgacttcactaatatttgacattaaaatataattctgtgtctatttcaatttgcagcagctttttccacatagtctaatggtcttttcacataattaaatgttctctaatccaaacagttgcatttcttaattagagtaatgaaatgaacatttgacgcctactcagccaacagcaagaaggctcagatgaagaggagatggaagtactggaagaatattaaaatccaacatgaaaaagaataaaagttgcatttgtgcatttatgcaAAAAAGATGGCTGTGgtggtggttatatatatatatatatatattttttttttttttttttttggcgctttgacagtgtctgcattatgaaaatatgtgcaataaattaatgcacctaaaaaatgcttttcttacttattattattgtcttgttgtttccaatttaaaaaaatctaaagattcttaaatcaagatgcatttcaaagaaaaatgtctttcttttttctgtcaaaaaggtttttgaggaattccaagatttttctccat contains:
- the steap3 gene encoding metalloreductase STEAP3, with product MAEDMTTPLLSDSEDPADALPVCQTSSTVAILGSGDFSRSLAVRLVASGVQVVVGSRCVNRIPSGLFPDAVELKNQEGAVSQAVCLVFMALFPEHYRSLVGLQSALAGKVLVDVSNAEEIRIHRPSNAERLAELFPDSLVVKGFNTVSTWELQTGAHDGSRQVLICGNSTEGKKKVVQLARQMGFHPVDMGGLSAAREIEVAPLRLFPSWSGPVVVTFLLFLFFYGYGFLRGILLPFLAEGRNAFYRLALDLVNESLPAVALVTLALVYFPGLFAAWLQLWRGTKYRRFPSWLDNWLQRRKQLGLLSFLCAALHGVYSLCQPLRRVTLHRLVNAAYRQVKAGTEETWDELGVWQSELYLSCGVLGLGVLSLLAITSLPSVGNTLNWREFTFVQSSLGYIALTLSIMHTLFFGWDFAFHIEAYPFYMPPSYLLAVVLPCIILVCRCFLLLPCIFTRLTRIRHGWESKRNCPVLQPHHVVANGIP